The Armatimonadota bacterium DNA window TTGCGTTGGCAGAAGAGCGACTTTCGGGCGAAGTTGAAGTCGAAATTCTAGACCTCTCTCGCCGTCCACATATCGACCGCGTTCTAGAAGCTGTCCAGCGCGCGGATGGCTTTATCTTTGGGACTGGGACTTACTGGGATGCGTGGGGTTCGCCGATGCAGATGTTCCTTGAAGAAACTGCCCACACCGAAGGATTTGATTTTTGGGTCGGTAAACCTGCAATCGTGATGGCGACAGCACACGCTGTCGGTGCGAAAGGCATCGTCTCTCGCCTCATGGGCGTGCTCAACGTTTATGGGCTGATGTTTCCTCCGATGGCGGGTCTTGCGAT harbors:
- a CDS encoding NAD(P)H-dependent oxidoreductase, coding for MKRVLIVNGSLGGVTGNTGELLALAEERLSGEVEVEILDLSRRPHIDRVLEAVQRADGFIFGTGTYWDAWGSPMQMFLEETAHTEGFDFWVGKPAIVMATAHAVGAKGIVSRLMGVLNVYGLMFPPMAGLAITYVNQTAYPHANDHLKNELWTTNDVETVCHNLIEAMNGTNQWKQWPTNSGRYGDKWLYCYSEKHGKE